The following coding sequences are from one Lipingzhangella halophila window:
- a CDS encoding amidohydrolase family protein gives MSTDENRPARDAGHLRIATEEAFAPPEVLEQYRRLLERGGGDTGFASLWGHYLHSSAERPVSVRRRLQDLGAERLADMEAAGVDHQVLALTSPGTQVFDAATAHSLAVLANDAAAQAVRDHPERFSALAAVAFQDPAKAVAELRRAVEELGLKGLILNSHIGGEYIDAPRFAPILEAAEALDVPIYLHPNTPSDRMIGPLRDAGLDGAIYGFGVETGMHLLRMITSGIFDRFPRLRVVVGHLGEALPFWLSRLDYMHAGQVASGRYEAVGPLELRPSEYLRRNVWFTTSGMAWIPGIMFVREVIGADRVLYAMDYPYQYVPEEVTEQERLPVTPEEKKAFFESLAVDLFDLRLPKPGD, from the coding sequence GTGAGCACCGACGAGAATCGACCCGCCCGCGATGCCGGACACCTGCGGATCGCCACCGAGGAGGCCTTCGCCCCGCCGGAGGTGCTGGAGCAGTACCGCAGGCTGCTGGAGCGCGGTGGCGGCGACACCGGCTTCGCGAGCCTGTGGGGCCACTACCTGCACAGCTCGGCCGAGCGCCCGGTCTCGGTGCGCCGCCGCCTGCAGGACCTCGGCGCCGAGCGCCTGGCCGACATGGAGGCCGCCGGCGTCGATCACCAGGTGCTGGCGCTGACCTCGCCCGGAACCCAGGTGTTCGACGCCGCCACGGCCCACTCCCTCGCCGTCCTCGCCAACGACGCCGCGGCGCAGGCCGTGCGCGACCACCCGGAGCGGTTCTCCGCGCTGGCGGCCGTCGCCTTCCAGGACCCGGCCAAGGCCGTCGCCGAGCTGCGGCGCGCCGTGGAGGAGCTGGGGCTCAAAGGGCTGATCCTCAACTCCCACATCGGCGGCGAGTACATCGACGCCCCGAGGTTCGCACCGATCCTGGAAGCCGCCGAGGCCCTCGACGTGCCGATCTACCTGCATCCGAACACGCCGAGCGATCGGATGATCGGCCCGCTGCGCGACGCGGGTCTCGACGGCGCGATCTACGGATTCGGTGTGGAAACCGGAATGCACCTGCTGCGGATGATCACGTCCGGGATCTTCGACCGCTTCCCGCGCTTGCGGGTCGTGGTCGGCCACCTCGGCGAGGCGCTGCCGTTCTGGCTCTCCCGCCTGGACTACATGCACGCCGGGCAGGTGGCCTCCGGGCGCTACGAGGCCGTGGGGCCGCTGGAGCTGCGTCCCAGCGAGTACCTGCGCCGCAATGTCTGGTTCACCACCAGCGGCATGGCCTGGATTCCGGGCATCATGTTCGTCCGCGAGGTCATCGGCGCCGACCGCGTCCTGTACGCGATGGACTATCCCTACCAGTACGTCCCGGAGGAGGTCACCGAGCAGGAGCGGCTGCCCGTCACTCCGGAGGAGAAGAAGGCGTTCTTCGAGTCCCTCGCCGTGGACCTCTTCGACCTGCGGCTCCCGAAGCCCGGCGACTGA
- a CDS encoding MFS transporter — MSINADTPQDLPDDATATRSTLSLTVVVIYVLTNLACWTAILTPAAITLAIRVQELDPEGASGTLSLVAGVGAAFGIVANPLFGRLSDRTRSRFGRRRPWMLGGIVGALCGLVVVSYAESIPMLVLGWLITQAAMQAVLAPMTAILPDQIPVRYRGRIAGLLSVGQGLATTVGTALLNIFPQSTQWGFLAPISVAVLAVVVLCAVLPDRVPQDADRPPFSLRGLLGSFWFDPRGNADFAWTLLSRLLAYMGITVLIVYQTYFLLTRMGVEPERVAAVMFLVLLVENTLAVLGNVVSGYLSDRWRRRKVFVAGSGAAGTLGFLTAALTTEFGVFLVGVALLGIAKGVYAAVDMAMATDLLPEGKGGAAKNMGLFIVASLFPNLLVPMTAPLFLAVGTAANAPGAPAGNYMALFIAGGVFMFLAAVAVIPIRGVR, encoded by the coding sequence TTGAGCATCAACGCCGACACCCCCCAGGACCTCCCCGACGACGCCACCGCGACGCGTTCGACGCTGTCCCTCACGGTCGTCGTCATCTACGTGCTCACCAACCTGGCCTGCTGGACCGCGATCCTCACCCCCGCGGCGATCACTCTGGCGATCCGCGTGCAGGAGCTGGACCCCGAGGGCGCCAGCGGGACCCTGAGCCTGGTGGCCGGGGTCGGCGCCGCCTTCGGCATCGTGGCCAACCCGCTGTTCGGCCGGCTCAGCGACCGCACCCGCTCCCGTTTCGGGCGCCGCCGCCCGTGGATGCTCGGCGGCATCGTCGGGGCCCTCTGCGGGCTGGTCGTGGTGAGCTACGCCGAGTCGATCCCGATGCTCGTGCTCGGCTGGCTGATCACCCAGGCCGCGATGCAGGCGGTCCTGGCTCCGATGACCGCGATCCTGCCCGACCAGATCCCGGTGCGCTATCGGGGCCGGATCGCCGGCCTGCTCAGTGTCGGCCAGGGTCTGGCGACCACGGTCGGCACCGCGCTGCTGAACATCTTCCCGCAGTCGACGCAGTGGGGTTTCCTCGCCCCCATCAGCGTGGCGGTGCTCGCCGTGGTGGTGCTGTGCGCGGTCCTGCCGGACCGCGTGCCGCAGGACGCGGACCGGCCGCCGTTCTCGCTGCGCGGCCTGCTCGGCTCCTTCTGGTTCGACCCGCGGGGCAACGCCGACTTCGCCTGGACGCTGCTCAGCCGGCTGCTGGCCTACATGGGCATCACGGTGCTCATCGTCTACCAGACCTACTTCCTGCTGACCCGGATGGGTGTGGAGCCGGAGCGCGTCGCCGCGGTCATGTTCCTGGTGCTGCTGGTGGAGAACACGCTCGCCGTGCTGGGCAACGTGGTCTCCGGCTACCTCTCCGACCGGTGGCGGCGCCGCAAGGTGTTCGTGGCGGGCTCCGGCGCGGCCGGCACCCTGGGCTTCCTGACCGCCGCGCTCACCACGGAGTTCGGGGTGTTCCTGGTGGGCGTGGCACTGCTGGGCATCGCCAAGGGCGTCTACGCCGCGGTGGACATGGCCATGGCCACCGACCTGCTGCCCGAGGGCAAGGGCGGTGCCGCCAAGAACATGGGGCTGTTCATCGTGGCCAGCCTGTTCCCGAACCTGCTGGTGCCTATGACGGCGCCGCTGTTCCTCGCCGTCGGCACCGCCGCCAACGCGCCCGGGGCGCCCGCCGGGAACTACATGGCGTTGTTCATCGCCGGCGGTGTCTTCATGTTCCTCGCGGCGGTGGCCGTCATCCCGATCCGCGGTGTGCGCTGA
- a CDS encoding IS701 family transposase: MTDLETWSREFFDFLAGFAHRFPRVESRRQAASYLRGLLSELERKNGWTLAETAGEHGPQRLQRLLNFYAWDTDGLRDDIRTCVAETIGDADNGVLILDDTGFLKKGARSAGVARQYSGTAGRIENCQIGVFLAYAGPQGRALIDRELYLPSAWTEDRQRCRAAGISDDIAFATKPDLGQALLKRAVEAGVPFGWVTADEAYGGVSRLRRWMEERAIAHVVAVPKSQMVITMDLGQSRADRLIAGLGEETWHRLSCGEGAHGTRVYDWASADIRPLREPGKAHWLLARRNVNDPDNLAYYICFADESTTVEELVRVAGSRWAIEECFQAAKNETGLDHYQVRGYRAWYRHITLSMAASAFLLWLRQALKKGDQSATRPRP; encoded by the coding sequence GTGACTGATCTTGAAACGTGGTCGCGGGAGTTCTTCGACTTCCTCGCTGGCTTTGCTCACCGTTTCCCTCGTGTGGAGTCCCGCCGCCAGGCGGCCTCCTACCTGCGCGGGCTGCTCAGCGAACTCGAACGCAAGAATGGCTGGACTCTGGCTGAGACGGCCGGCGAGCATGGCCCCCAGCGCCTGCAGCGTCTGCTGAACTTCTATGCCTGGGACACCGACGGCCTGCGCGACGATATTCGCACATGTGTCGCCGAGACCATCGGTGATGCCGACAATGGTGTGCTCATTCTCGATGACACCGGGTTCCTCAAGAAGGGCGCGAGATCGGCCGGGGTGGCCCGCCAGTACTCTGGAACCGCCGGGCGGATCGAGAACTGCCAGATCGGTGTGTTCCTCGCGTATGCGGGACCACAGGGGCGGGCGCTGATCGACCGGGAACTCTACCTTCCCTCCGCCTGGACCGAGGACCGCCAACGGTGCCGGGCGGCGGGAATCAGCGACGATATCGCCTTCGCCACCAAGCCCGATCTGGGGCAGGCTCTACTGAAAAGGGCGGTGGAAGCGGGAGTTCCCTTCGGATGGGTCACGGCAGATGAGGCCTATGGCGGAGTCAGCCGCCTACGGCGATGGATGGAAGAACGCGCGATCGCCCATGTGGTCGCCGTACCGAAATCGCAGATGGTGATCACGATGGATCTGGGCCAGTCTCGCGCCGACCGTCTGATTGCCGGTCTCGGCGAGGAGACATGGCACCGCCTGAGCTGCGGTGAGGGCGCCCATGGGACACGTGTCTATGATTGGGCCTCGGCTGATATCCGGCCGTTGCGCGAGCCAGGAAAGGCCCACTGGCTCCTTGCCCGCAGGAACGTCAACGACCCCGATAACCTCGCCTACTACATCTGCTTCGCCGACGAGAGCACCACAGTAGAGGAACTGGTGCGCGTGGCCGGGTCCCGGTGGGCGATCGAGGAGTGCTTTCAGGCGGCCAAGAACGAAACCGGGCTGGACCACTACCAAGTGCGTGGCTACCGCGCCTGGTATCGCCACATCACACTGTCCATGGCCGCCTCGGCATTTCTCCTCTGGCTGCGCCAGGCGCTGAAAAAAGGGGATCAGAGCGCGACCCGACCGCGTCCTTGA